A single region of the Salvia miltiorrhiza cultivar Shanhuang (shh) chromosome 8, IMPLAD_Smil_shh, whole genome shotgun sequence genome encodes:
- the LOC130998428 gene encoding uncharacterized protein LOC130998428, with the protein MSSVDGTKFTLKVMINKQKSKVLFAEANNFVADALLGFLTLPLAKILRILRYHEMYYGYKAPVIGSLSRLYINLFCSDNSSKNDDNKLLFMGSMSLEVEYRKLLGDIFPKDYICSDSNCPHYGYAKVKEVSEIGICVCGEPKCGRALTKPATFVISDDLRVVPMHSGFLQTLNNLGISDIHGAEPKSLNLEFHDVVNLLKLSLTSSTPLTDLVFKNSEIKPISPKIEPIHMGRGIINHAAKIILKVSLLKSTNNFLFAEAKEDFVEFLFSMFALPLAEVVRRLDGNIPFKNIDNLYTSVADFIDEEYFRDYDTKTSLTNPKIDHGYFSLKQIVQIDGNDESKVFIVSDNLTVEPFSIATMVSKLNDYGISLSDVKETEIQIGAREALEILRASLVSKTALTDALITPMLSRLPKPQLENATNLFGL; encoded by the exons atgtCTAGCGTTGATGGTACAAAGTTTACTCTCAAAGTGATGATCAACAAACAGAAATCCAAGGTACTATTTGCAGAAGCCAACAACTTCGTCGCCGACGCTTTGTTAGGCTTCCTAACCTTGCCCTTAGCAAAGATCTTGAGAATTCTGAGATATCATGAGATGTACTACGGCTACAAGGCACCAGTCATTGGATCTTTAAGCCGCTTGTACATAAATCTATTTTGTAGTGATAATTCCAGTAAAAACGATGATAATAAATTGTTGTTTATGGGAAGCATGTCGTTGGAAGTTGAATACAGGAAATTATTAGGCGATATTTTTCCAAAAGATTATATTTGTTCAGATTCCAACTGCCCTCATTATGGATACGCAAAGGTAAAAGAGGTTTCTGAAATAGGTATTTGCGTCTGTGGAGAACCTAAATGTGGTCGTGCTCTCACAAAGCCGGCGACATTTGTAATCTCCGATGATCTACGTGTCGTTCCTATGCACTCTGGTTTCTTGCAGACGCTCAATAATCTCGGCATTTCAGACATCCATGGCGCGGAGCCGAAGAGCTTGAATCTTGAGTTTCATGAT GTTGTGAATCTGCTGAAGCTGTCTTTAACTTCCTCGACTCCATTGACGGATCTAGTATTCAAAAACTCTGAGATAAAGCCCATCTCCCCAAAGATTGAACCTATTCACATGGGGCGAGGAATTATTAACCATGCAGCCAAGATAATTTTGAAAGTCTCTTTGCTTAAATCGAcgaataattttttgtttgctGAAGCTAAGGAGGATTTCGTAGAGTTTCTTTTTAGTATGTTTGCTCTTCCTCTAGCAGAAGTTGTGCGCCGCTTGGATGGAAATATTCCTTTCAAGAATATTGATAATTTATACACGAGTGTAGCAGATTTCATCGACGAAGAATATTTTAGGGATTACGACACAAAAACAAGTCTAACCAATCCCAAAATAGATCACGGTTATTTTTCATTGAAACAGATTGTTCAAATTGATGGCAATGACGAATCAAAAGTGTTTATTGTAAGTGATAATTTAACAGTGGAGCCTTTTAGTATAGCAACGATGGTTTCGAAACTCAACGACTACGGAATTTCCTTGTCGGATGTGAAAGAAACGGAGATACAAATTGGAGCGAGAGag GCTTTGGAGATTCTGCGAGCTTCTCTGGTATCAAAAACGGCTCTGACTGATGCCTTAATCACTCCCATGCTCAGCCGACTCCCAAAACCACAGCTCGAGAATGCAACTAATCTGTTCGGTCTGTGA